From Alloacidobacterium dinghuense:
TGCGCGCTGCCGCTCTGATCCAGTCAGCGGACCTTCTTTTTCACGACGATCTGGTAGCTCCTGAGATCCTGAAACTGGCGAACAAGCAAGCGACAATTCAGAACGTTGGCAAACGCTGCGGTAGCAAATCCATCACTCAGGAGGGCATTAACGCCCTCCTGATCCGCCACGCACGCGCAGGTCATAGCGTAGTCCGCCTTAAGATCGGTGATCCCATGCTCTTTGGGCGTGCTGGTGAAGAAATCGACGCGCTGCACCACGCATCCGTCCCGTTTGAAGTGGTACCGGGAATCACCGCCGCCTTTGCCGCTGCGGCAACCATCCATGCTTCCCTAACGGATCGACGGCTAGCTTCCAAGGTCGTCT
This genomic window contains:
- the cobA gene encoding uroporphyrinogen-III C-methyltransferase, yielding MLKRAEKGRVYLVGGGPGDPDLLTVRAAALIQSADLLFHDDLVAPEILKLANKQATIQNVGKRCGSKSITQEGINALLIRHARAGHSVVRLKIGDPMLFGRAGEEIDALHHASVPFEVVPGITAAFAAAATIHASLTDRRLASKVVFLTGHRASPEDPGWGPLPTDATLVIYMPGSDYARLSAQIRASGFGPETPSIIISKVATAKEQTRHTTVGNLASGSPLSAPCVILVGNALGRRKS